A genome region from Labilibaculum antarcticum includes the following:
- a CDS encoding LamG domain-containing protein: MKRILAIIVFVISVTASFAQPSFKKGNDPKPADIKWVAVEELSDEFEHKNMDVDKWQINPIGNDWGWDGRPPGLFRAENVSIKNGKMCVTVGKLDAPVTKNGKTFTHQGGIVRSIKPGNVGMYFECKMKANATVMSSTFWLMTKYDCDKKLETDIQECVGRTTDKTDKWAQGWDSIFHSNAIHRSTPCVEKLQLQNATKLKEPNYSRYFIYAAWWKSAEEIQFFLDGEYQYSINPKVEWDMPAFIHMAIETYSWNPIPDDGGLVESGTWEQRTTQYEWIRTWTLQ; this comes from the coding sequence ATGAAGAGGATATTAGCAATTATAGTGTTTGTTATAAGTGTGACTGCAAGTTTTGCTCAACCCAGCTTTAAAAAAGGGAATGATCCTAAACCTGCTGATATAAAATGGGTAGCAGTCGAAGAATTATCTGATGAATTTGAGCACAAGAACATGGATGTCGACAAGTGGCAAATCAATCCCATTGGAAATGATTGGGGCTGGGATGGTCGACCGCCAGGATTATTCAGAGCTGAAAATGTATCCATTAAAAATGGAAAAATGTGTGTGACAGTTGGAAAACTAGATGCTCCTGTAACTAAAAACGGAAAAACCTTCACGCATCAAGGAGGAATTGTACGTTCGATAAAGCCTGGAAATGTAGGAATGTATTTCGAGTGTAAAATGAAAGCCAATGCTACGGTGATGTCGTCTACTTTTTGGTTGATGACCAAATACGATTGTGATAAAAAACTAGAAACGGACATTCAGGAATGTGTTGGGCGAACTACCGACAAAACGGATAAGTGGGCGCAAGGTTGGGACAGTATTTTTCATTCCAATGCCATTCACCGCTCAACACCATGTGTGGAAAAACTACAATTACAGAATGCGACAAAGCTGAAAGAGCCTAATTATTCACGTTATTTTATTTATGCTGCCTGGTGGAAATCGGCCGAAGAAATTCAGTTTTTCCTGGATGGAGAATACCAATATTCCATTAATCCGAAGGTGGAGTGGGATATGCCGGCATTTATTCACATGGCCATTGAAACCTACAGTTGGAATCCAATTCCTGATGATGGTGGCTTGGTGGAAAGTGGAACATGGGAACAACGCACTACGCAATACGAATGGATAAGAACATGGACCTTACAGTAA
- a CDS encoding glycoside hydrolase family protein — protein MNVRTIITGIIFLLFGMNTSAQIVLLGDNAPHANVNDGDFEAVRGYWRQSKQSPFWTTKNVAGLGEYGMGLHYGTLFSNNDLGVAESKLLNTNPNYQNPKAGDVINWSFGADLEYICNGSISLSLFFGNHESVLANKVKLIGSDKTVEHFSGTYTITSDDADSGLPFVRATFYSEHEIKVYLDYVNISIVDASIAGPELTVKLEDEGVFLSWKDNLASESSKFTVYRQFSPKQGYKKLGETAGTCFLDKSVINGVEYTYVLTRFDEKESAASNKVKIVKTDKDAPVPPANIVTEIFDTEIKLSWTKSTDVDVASYSICRGDAEGNNMQEIAHDLVKNEYLDFTPTKDIQNTYVVYAHDYSGNVSIASQAVKAKVKMVAGASFSDLILPMPIYKELRSDVWGAEGVIPRDPDNGIEHPDWTYWGGRPVEDKDGKYHMLVTRWPGNALKGHWEWPNSTVAHVVADKPTGPYKVKDDFAYDFHDGLGHNPDIILLKDGTYLLYSLIDWKAILFSSETMHGPWKRLGEMTVDWQSSNENEKLSYRYCRNLSGVQMDDGRFLFVTKGGEMMRSEDENPLGPYKVISDEIRGNEIIPEKYRNSNYEDPVLWKDEVQYYMMINAFLDYRAIYLRSADGIHWKFNSGTAYTLNNTSYEDGTKTNWYKLERPHVLTDKYGRATHLSLAVIDVPKEDDLAGDKHNSKNIIMPLIVHKRIQILNKEKVNASTKRIRIQILSEEGFDAQKDIDIESLRLGAAEEVDFGRGCLVIKTEKSGNDLLVEFNGRENGITNNNFACKLLGKTKKGKLIIGFSKLSAD, from the coding sequence ATGAATGTAAGAACGATCATTACTGGTATCATCTTTCTGCTTTTTGGGATGAATACTTCAGCTCAAATAGTGTTGCTTGGTGATAACGCACCACATGCCAATGTAAATGATGGAGATTTTGAAGCTGTTAGAGGATATTGGCGTCAATCCAAGCAATCGCCATTTTGGACTACCAAAAATGTTGCTGGACTTGGAGAATATGGAATGGGTTTGCATTATGGGACCCTTTTCAGTAACAATGATTTAGGAGTTGCAGAATCGAAGCTATTGAATACCAATCCCAATTATCAAAATCCCAAAGCAGGAGATGTAATCAATTGGAGTTTTGGAGCCGATTTGGAATATATCTGTAATGGAAGCATTTCGTTGAGCCTCTTTTTTGGAAATCACGAAAGTGTACTCGCCAATAAAGTTAAGCTAATTGGTTCGGACAAAACTGTAGAGCATTTTAGTGGAACATATACAATAACCAGTGATGATGCTGATTCAGGTTTGCCTTTTGTTCGGGCTACATTTTATTCGGAACACGAAATAAAAGTTTATCTTGATTACGTAAATATTAGCATTGTTGATGCTTCCATTGCTGGCCCGGAACTTACAGTGAAGCTTGAAGATGAAGGTGTTTTCCTAAGCTGGAAGGATAACTTGGCGAGTGAAAGCAGCAAGTTTACTGTTTATCGACAATTTAGCCCTAAACAGGGATATAAAAAGTTGGGAGAAACTGCAGGAACTTGTTTTTTAGATAAATCAGTAATTAATGGTGTTGAATATACCTATGTACTTACCCGCTTTGATGAAAAAGAATCAGCTGCTTCAAATAAAGTGAAAATTGTAAAAACGGATAAAGATGCTCCTGTACCTCCTGCAAATATAGTTACTGAAATTTTCGATACCGAAATAAAGCTAAGCTGGACAAAAAGTACTGATGTTGATGTGGCTAGCTATTCGATTTGTAGAGGAGATGCAGAAGGAAACAACATGCAGGAAATTGCTCACGATTTAGTGAAAAATGAATATCTGGATTTTACACCCACAAAAGACATCCAAAATACTTATGTGGTTTATGCACATGATTATAGTGGTAATGTGAGTATTGCATCGCAAGCTGTAAAGGCAAAGGTGAAGATGGTGGCAGGAGCTTCATTTAGTGATTTAATTCTGCCTATGCCCATTTACAAAGAACTTCGTTCTGATGTTTGGGGTGCAGAAGGCGTAATTCCCCGCGATCCGGATAATGGAATTGAGCATCCGGATTGGACCTATTGGGGAGGTCGCCCTGTTGAAGATAAAGATGGTAAATATCACATGCTGGTAACACGTTGGCCGGGAAATGCTTTAAAAGGACATTGGGAATGGCCAAATTCCACGGTAGCACATGTTGTCGCGGATAAACCGACCGGACCCTATAAGGTGAAAGATGATTTTGCTTATGATTTTCATGACGGACTCGGTCATAATCCTGATATTATTTTATTGAAGGATGGTACTTATTTGCTTTATTCGCTAATCGATTGGAAAGCAATTTTGTTTAGCTCTGAAACAATGCATGGACCTTGGAAACGTTTAGGTGAAATGACTGTTGATTGGCAGTCTTCTAACGAAAATGAGAAATTATCTTATCGGTATTGTCGTAATTTATCTGGAGTACAGATGGACGACGGGCGTTTTCTTTTTGTTACAAAAGGTGGCGAAATGATGAGGAGTGAAGATGAAAATCCATTAGGGCCATATAAAGTAATTTCGGATGAAATTAGAGGTAACGAAATTATACCTGAAAAATACAGAAACTCCAACTACGAAGATCCTGTTTTATGGAAAGATGAAGTGCAGTATTACATGATGATCAATGCTTTCTTGGATTATCGTGCTATTTATCTGCGCTCTGCAGATGGTATCCATTGGAAATTTAATTCTGGAACTGCTTATACACTAAACAATACCAGTTACGAAGATGGAACTAAAACCAATTGGTATAAATTGGAACGTCCGCATGTATTAACCGACAAATATGGCCGTGCTACCCATTTGTCGTTGGCAGTTATTGATGTGCCTAAAGAGGATGATTTAGCAGGGGATAAGCATAACTCCAAGAACATAATTATGCCATTAATTGTGCATAAGCGTATTCAAATACTCAACAAAGAAAAAGTAAATGCATCTACTAAACGCATTAGAATCCAGATACTTTCAGAGGAAGGATTTGATGCGCAAAAAGACATTGATATTGAATCTCTTCGATTGGGAGCGGCAGAAGAAGTAGACTTTGGAAGAGGGTGTTTGGTTATTAAAACTGAAAAGAGTGGTAACGACTTACTTGTTGAATTTAATGGGAGAGAAAATGGTATCACCAATAATAATTTTGCTTGCAAGCTCTTGGGTAAAACCAAAAAAGGAAAGTTGATCATTGGGTTTTCTAAATTATCAGCAGACTAG
- a CDS encoding sialidase family protein: MKKIAFWALSLLLGLNANAQVDKAYFKKLHSKRVESTDLVEWKQFGPGMAGYCEEFWCHPTDKNVIMMSPDMFNTYGSWDAGKTWQTIKDCDGDGKDLPRIRKFTFSQQNSAFGLAISGGGKLYRTEDTGRSWKLVQIFKGRFAELSVDPNNDEIWYMGPGDFWNVKANHRHQKGQSRSLPNGIIYKSTNKGQSWNKIQIGQYSDLDVGRIIVDPSNSNVVIAATNKGVYRSTDQGETWEESGNGLSVNRPRDMDCFFNKKAKKFVLYLIDQTAFEGRGKTVDVKGGVFKSTDHGKSWQNITGNLGVDLNKITSSAIRNKYWNSLAFWFQTDVKTVKTKYPELPKSVYSIFHRIQVNPNDKNEIYLSQNNKHDKAFLPGGAWKSADGGKTWIATARTGKYWLDGVDNDYWKSRNNPIGTNTKFAHLQPEMDSREESWGNRFLEISQNGTAYICLDQQVLETRNNGESWEQIDDNETEPGSKHWVGSGDSNLPGRVMLLETGIKDRYLLCSGEHGLWQTAPLGNYPDKMAVAVEQIEGQKNHGGAHSISSVAVHPNNPDIIYFLAWRQEHRGKLRKSTDGGKTWEDIATILEADNGSWMGLAFQNSLMIDPVNPDNMYFCTTKKPISEVHGPNADKLTRGGYGFYRSFDEGKNWELSNNGFHKGASIRRVIMDPDKSETLYAAANDENGALYKTSDKGNNWKKVEIPSEIGSVNNVFIDRNTKYIFISCGNEKATDKGCGVWRSENQGLTWTKIFDMPFVWQCETSPINPDIIVANAALPPRAKGNSTLNPGAYLSLDAGETWNKINNNLGQIDRITELKPDPYREDIFWCAQKGSGWAIGYLKGTTKGWSEK, translated from the coding sequence ATGAAAAAAATAGCATTTTGGGCATTATCTCTTCTATTGGGATTGAATGCAAATGCCCAAGTTGACAAGGCTTATTTCAAAAAATTACATTCAAAACGTGTTGAATCGACCGATTTGGTTGAATGGAAGCAATTTGGGCCTGGAATGGCTGGTTATTGCGAAGAATTTTGGTGTCATCCAACGGACAAAAATGTGATTATGATGTCGCCTGATATGTTCAATACATATGGTTCGTGGGATGCGGGTAAGACTTGGCAAACCATAAAGGATTGTGATGGGGATGGCAAAGATTTACCACGAATTCGAAAGTTTACTTTCTCGCAGCAAAATTCAGCCTTTGGCTTGGCAATTAGTGGTGGCGGAAAGCTTTATCGAACTGAAGATACAGGACGAAGCTGGAAATTAGTACAGATTTTTAAAGGGCGTTTTGCCGAGCTGTCTGTCGATCCGAATAATGATGAGATTTGGTATATGGGACCTGGTGATTTTTGGAATGTAAAAGCAAACCATCGCCACCAAAAAGGTCAATCACGAAGCCTTCCAAATGGTATAATTTATAAAAGTACAAATAAAGGACAAAGCTGGAATAAAATTCAGATAGGTCAATATTCTGATTTAGATGTAGGTCGGATTATTGTGGATCCTAGCAACTCCAATGTGGTAATTGCAGCCACAAATAAAGGGGTTTACAGGAGTACTGATCAAGGTGAAACATGGGAAGAAAGTGGAAATGGCCTTTCGGTAAATCGTCCGCGGGATATGGACTGTTTTTTCAACAAAAAGGCGAAGAAGTTTGTTTTGTACCTAATTGATCAGACCGCCTTTGAAGGAAGAGGCAAAACAGTAGATGTAAAAGGTGGCGTTTTTAAAAGTACCGATCATGGAAAAAGCTGGCAGAATATTACTGGTAATTTGGGTGTTGATTTAAATAAAATTACCAGTTCTGCTATTCGAAATAAATATTGGAATTCACTTGCCTTTTGGTTTCAAACCGATGTTAAGACTGTAAAGACGAAATATCCGGAATTACCGAAATCGGTATATTCAATTTTTCACAGAATTCAGGTTAACCCGAATGATAAGAATGAAATTTACCTTTCGCAGAATAACAAGCACGACAAAGCATTTTTGCCCGGTGGTGCATGGAAAAGTGCCGATGGTGGTAAAACTTGGATAGCCACTGCACGAACAGGAAAATACTGGCTAGATGGGGTTGACAATGACTATTGGAAGTCACGAAACAACCCGATTGGCACAAATACTAAATTTGCTCATCTTCAGCCTGAAATGGATAGCCGGGAAGAATCTTGGGGAAATCGCTTTTTGGAAATTAGTCAGAACGGAACTGCCTATATCTGTCTTGATCAACAAGTTCTTGAGACAAGGAATAATGGGGAAAGCTGGGAACAGATAGACGACAATGAAACAGAACCGGGAAGTAAGCATTGGGTAGGTAGTGGCGACAGTAATTTGCCTGGCAGGGTGATGTTGTTGGAAACTGGCATTAAAGACCGGTATTTGCTATGTAGTGGTGAGCACGGATTGTGGCAAACTGCTCCATTAGGGAATTATCCTGATAAAATGGCTGTAGCAGTTGAGCAGATAGAAGGTCAGAAAAATCATGGCGGAGCACATTCAATATCTTCCGTTGCCGTTCATCCTAACAATCCGGATATCATCTACTTCCTGGCTTGGCGTCAGGAGCATCGTGGAAAACTTCGTAAATCAACCGATGGTGGAAAAACATGGGAAGATATTGCTACGATATTAGAAGCAGACAATGGCAGTTGGATGGGACTTGCATTTCAAAATTCATTGATGATTGATCCCGTTAATCCTGATAATATGTATTTCTGCACAACGAAGAAACCTATTTCCGAAGTGCACGGGCCCAATGCAGATAAATTAACCAGAGGTGGATATGGATTTTATCGTTCATTCGATGAAGGTAAAAACTGGGAGTTGAGCAACAACGGTTTTCATAAGGGAGCAAGCATACGAAGAGTTATCATGGATCCTGATAAGTCAGAAACTCTTTATGCTGCTGCTAATGACGAAAATGGTGCTTTGTATAAAACATCTGATAAAGGGAACAATTGGAAGAAAGTAGAGATACCTTCAGAAATAGGATCGGTAAACAATGTATTCATTGACCGCAACACAAAGTATATCTTTATTTCTTGCGGAAATGAAAAGGCTACAGATAAAGGCTGTGGTGTTTGGCGAAGTGAAAATCAAGGCCTAACATGGACTAAAATATTCGACATGCCTTTCGTATGGCAATGTGAAACATCTCCCATAAATCCTGATATTATTGTGGCTAATGCAGCTTTGCCTCCACGTGCAAAGGGGAATTCAACATTAAATCCGGGAGCCTATTTGTCTCTGGATGCTGGTGAAACCTGGAATAAAATCAATAATAACTTAGGTCAGATTGATCGAATTACCGAACTTAAACCTGATCCATATCGCGAAGATATATTCTGGTGTGCTCAAAAGGGGAGTGGATGGGCTATTGGTTACCTAAAAGGAACAACGAAAGGCTGGTCGGAAAAATAG
- a CDS encoding NAD(P)H-dependent oxidoreductase has translation MQAKKDEILKAHAYRRAIKEFEPEQKITNEDFEFILEVGRHSPSSFGWEPWKFVVVQNKDLREKLSGPSWGAQKQLASASHFVVLLARKGDEMRAGSEYLKYKSQQIDKLPAEVEEMKVGFFKNFMENEFDLTDDRKIFDWACKQVYLPFANMMTAAAQIGIDSCPIEGFDRAKVEELLAAEGVVDTKRLGVAAMVAFGYRKEDSPFPQSRFPMEEVVDWVN, from the coding sequence ATGCAAGCAAAAAAAGACGAAATACTAAAAGCACATGCTTACCGTCGTGCCATAAAAGAGTTTGAACCAGAGCAAAAAATCACCAATGAAGATTTTGAATTTATTTTGGAAGTTGGAAGACACTCACCAAGTTCATTTGGTTGGGAGCCTTGGAAATTTGTTGTAGTTCAAAATAAAGATCTTCGCGAGAAATTGTCAGGGCCAAGCTGGGGAGCACAAAAACAATTGGCTTCAGCAAGTCATTTTGTTGTTCTTTTGGCACGAAAAGGAGATGAAATGCGTGCTGGTTCGGAGTACTTAAAGTACAAATCGCAACAGATTGACAAACTACCCGCAGAGGTTGAAGAAATGAAGGTCGGTTTCTTCAAAAACTTCATGGAAAATGAATTTGACTTGACTGATGATCGTAAAATATTCGACTGGGCTTGTAAGCAAGTTTACCTTCCTTTTGCTAACATGATGACAGCGGCGGCACAAATTGGAATTGATTCTTGCCCAATTGAAGGTTTCGACAGAGCTAAAGTGGAAGAACTTTTAGCTGCAGAAGGTGTTGTTGATACGAAACGTCTTGGAGTAGCGGCAATGGTTGCATTTGGCTACCGAAAAGAAGATTCTCCATTCCCACAGTCTCGCTTCCCAATGGAAGAAGTCGTTGATTGGGTTAACTAA
- a CDS encoding peroxidase-related enzyme (This protein belongs to a clade of uncharacterized proteins related to peroxidases such as the alkylhydroperoxidase AhpD.), translating into MQNFKIIHHDKKISRYPVPELNELPEDIQAILNGAKENFGFIPNVIKALSHRPAELRAFLAYNDALMNKESGLTAADKEMIIVAFSAKNGCSYCVQSHGASLRVQSGNPYIADQVAINYKEADITERERAMIDFAMKVSFDSASVNEKDFEILKGYGFRDEDIWDINGITAFYNMSNRLMSFLAVHPDEPFYSMGRS; encoded by the coding sequence ATTCAAAATTTTAAGATAATACATCATGACAAAAAAATTAGTAGATACCCAGTACCAGAACTTAACGAGTTACCAGAAGACATTCAAGCGATCCTAAATGGCGCAAAAGAGAATTTTGGCTTTATACCAAATGTAATAAAAGCACTTTCGCACCGCCCTGCAGAGTTGCGTGCTTTCTTGGCATATAACGATGCATTGATGAACAAAGAAAGTGGATTAACTGCAGCCGACAAGGAGATGATTATCGTAGCTTTTTCTGCTAAAAATGGCTGTTCTTATTGCGTGCAGTCGCATGGAGCATCGCTTCGAGTTCAATCTGGAAATCCTTACATTGCCGATCAGGTTGCTATTAACTATAAAGAAGCTGATATTACTGAGCGTGAGCGTGCAATGATTGATTTCGCAATGAAGGTTTCTTTTGATTCAGCCTCGGTAAACGAAAAAGATTTTGAAATATTAAAAGGTTATGGTTTTAGAGACGAGGATATTTGGGATATTAATGGCATCACTGCCTTTTATAATATGTCTAATAGACTGATGAGCTTTTTAGCTGTTCACCCTGATGAGCCGTTTTATAGCATGGGACGCAGCTAA
- a CDS encoding 4Fe-4S binding protein has translation MYIYGSNCITCSRKNLHCGICEEVCRVNAIIQWNEK, from the coding sequence ATATATATATATGGAAGCAATTGCATTACATGTAGCAGGAAGAACTTACACTGTGGAATTTGCGAAGAGGTTTGTCGCGTGAATGCAATCATTCAATGGAACGAAAAATAA
- a CDS encoding winged helix-turn-helix transcriptional regulator → MNREELFEKKPLIKLHDKLFPCPASAAMELIGGKWKSVILTHLIDGEKRYNELRKEMPTITERTLSLQLKQLEVDGLVSRKVFTKKPPLKVVYSLTKFGNTVIPVLQTIIEWGITAAIAKGEFIEQEK, encoded by the coding sequence ATGAATAGAGAAGAATTGTTTGAAAAGAAGCCATTAATAAAACTTCACGATAAATTATTTCCTTGTCCGGCAAGTGCTGCTATGGAACTAATTGGCGGGAAATGGAAAAGCGTTATTTTAACACATTTAATTGATGGTGAAAAACGTTATAACGAATTACGAAAAGAAATGCCTACTATAACTGAACGTACTTTAAGTTTACAATTAAAGCAGTTGGAAGTAGATGGCTTAGTTTCTAGAAAAGTGTTCACAAAAAAGCCTCCTTTAAAAGTTGTGTATTCGTTAACGAAATTTGGCAATACTGTTATTCCTGTTTTGCAAACTATTATTGAATGGGGGATTACTGCGGCTATCGCAAAAGGCGAGTTTATTGAACAGGAAAAATAA
- a CDS encoding AraC family transcriptional regulator, with protein sequence MKKEIKKYSFKDGLKLEFEILDLQEILKSKGEMMTVAHRAQFYHILWIEKGEGTHFIDFKPINIEDNSIIFIPHNCVNRFDSKGTYQGKVILFTDSFFCKNKQDMQFLHSSMLFSDLYDIAKIKVNPQVSDVRVCRNMMETEYLRSPDSEQYHILHNLLHVLLLHAERDMHKQGFEELKSSANLDYLILFKDILEENFRKEKSVKKYASELSISEKQLHKATTTLVDKTPKQIIDERILLEAKRLLVHANQSIKEVAYELGYEEPTNFIKYFRKHTNFTPSEFREQF encoded by the coding sequence ATGAAAAAGGAAATCAAGAAATATTCATTTAAAGACGGATTAAAATTAGAATTTGAGATTCTGGACTTACAAGAGATCTTGAAGTCAAAGGGGGAGATGATGACAGTAGCTCACAGGGCACAATTTTATCATATTCTTTGGATTGAAAAAGGAGAAGGGACGCATTTTATAGATTTTAAGCCAATAAATATCGAGGATAATAGCATTATTTTTATTCCGCATAATTGTGTAAACCGTTTTGATAGTAAGGGGACTTATCAAGGAAAAGTCATTCTGTTTACCGACAGCTTTTTTTGTAAGAATAAGCAAGATATGCAGTTTCTGCATTCAAGCATGTTGTTCAGTGATTTGTATGACATTGCCAAAATAAAAGTGAATCCTCAGGTGTCCGATGTAAGAGTATGCCGCAATATGATGGAAACAGAATATTTGAGAAGTCCTGATTCAGAACAATATCACATATTGCATAATCTTTTGCATGTACTGTTATTGCATGCAGAACGCGATATGCATAAGCAAGGTTTTGAAGAACTTAAATCCAGTGCCAATTTAGATTACCTGATATTATTTAAAGATATCTTGGAGGAAAACTTTCGTAAAGAAAAATCGGTGAAGAAATACGCGTCGGAACTTAGCATATCAGAAAAACAGCTTCACAAAGCAACCACCACATTAGTAGACAAAACTCCTAAACAAATAATTGACGAGCGTATATTGCTGGAAGCAAAACGTTTGTTAGTGCATGCCAATCAAAGTATAAAGGAAGTAGCCTACGAATTGGGTTACGAAGAACCGACTAATTTTATCAAATATTTCCGCAAACACACCAATTTTACTCCTTCCGAATTCAGAGAACAGTTTTAA
- a CDS encoding nuclear transport factor 2 family protein, with the protein MRRLLIITVLTVSSFVSCDADNNNAKMEVSNKQKVTELLKAIETGAGEPIAYINPTNYIQHNQAVGDGLAGFGKVLFQLPEGSAKVNTVRVFGDGNYVIAHTDYNFFGPKIGIDIFRFEDGLIVEHWDNFHEKVTDTASGRSQIDGPTEITDLDKTEENKTLVTNLINDIFLGANPDKITDYISTEQYDQHNPGVNDGLAGLGEALASLAEAGMPMVYEKNYIILGEGNFVLSVSEGIFMKEKVSFYDIFRIANGKVVEHWDTVEKLTPESEAKNTNGEFNF; encoded by the coding sequence ATGCGAAGATTATTGATTATTACAGTATTAACAGTGTCATCATTCGTTTCATGTGATGCAGATAATAACAATGCAAAAATGGAAGTATCAAACAAACAAAAAGTAACAGAACTTTTAAAAGCTATCGAAACAGGAGCTGGTGAGCCAATAGCATATATTAACCCAACTAATTACATTCAGCACAACCAAGCTGTAGGCGATGGATTAGCTGGCTTTGGAAAAGTGTTATTTCAATTGCCCGAAGGCAGTGCAAAAGTAAACACGGTTCGTGTTTTTGGTGATGGGAACTATGTTATTGCTCATACTGACTATAACTTTTTTGGTCCAAAAATCGGAATTGACATTTTCCGTTTCGAAGATGGATTAATTGTAGAGCATTGGGATAACTTTCATGAAAAAGTGACTGACACTGCATCAGGTCGCAGCCAAATTGATGGTCCTACAGAAATTACAGATCTAGATAAAACAGAAGAAAACAAGACTTTGGTTACTAACTTGATTAATGATATTTTCTTAGGTGCTAATCCTGATAAAATAACTGACTATATTTCTACAGAGCAGTACGACCAGCACAATCCTGGTGTAAATGATGGTTTGGCAGGTTTAGGGGAAGCATTAGCTTCATTGGCCGAAGCAGGAATGCCAATGGTTTACGAAAAGAATTACATCATTTTAGGAGAAGGAAATTTCGTTTTATCTGTATCCGAAGGGATCTTCATGAAAGAGAAGGTTTCATTCTATGATATCTTTAGAATTGCAAATGGCAAAGTGGTTGAGCATTGGGATACTGTTGAAAAATTGACTCCAGAATCAGAAGCAAAAAACACCAACGGGGAATTTAACTTCTAA
- a CDS encoding DUF3817 domain-containing protein, whose translation MKLTTVLGQLRILAIIEGISYLLLIPTIILKYGFEMGLPNKIVGSIHGLLFILYCVWVVYYALKKKWRLMKTLICLTASLLPIATFIVDQRILKMEADADLQTATNNLS comes from the coding sequence ATGAAATTAACCACAGTTCTCGGTCAGTTGCGTATCCTTGCTATTATTGAAGGAATCTCTTACCTTTTATTGATCCCAACCATTATTCTTAAGTATGGGTTTGAAATGGGGCTGCCAAATAAGATAGTAGGAAGCATTCACGGGTTATTATTTATCTTATATTGCGTTTGGGTGGTGTATTATGCCCTAAAAAAGAAGTGGCGTCTTATGAAAACACTCATTTGTTTGACTGCATCCTTATTGCCCATTGCTACGTTCATAGTAGACCAAAGAATTCTTAAAATGGAAGCTGATGCTGATTTACAGACGGCTACGAACAATCTGTCCTAA